A portion of the Cyanobium sp. PCC 7001 genome contains these proteins:
- a CDS encoding protochlorophyllide reductase, giving the protein MAADPTPGTVLITGTTSGVGLHATKALVDRGWTVVTANRDPVRAAAAAESLGIPSAQLHHLRIDLGDLDSVRAGVETLVSSLGRPLDALVINAAVYKPRLKQPERSPQGYELSMATNHLGHFLLIQLLLPDLEHSTHPSRRVVILGTVTANSKELGGKIPIPAPADLGDLSGFAAGFKAPIAMASGKAFKPGKAYKDSKLCNMITTQELHRRLHGSTGIVFTSLYPGCVADTPLFRNTPRLFQKIFPWFQKNVTGGYVSQALAGERVAQVVADPEFAVSGVHWSWGNRQKQGGRQFSQELSDKASNPDTARKVWEYSLKLVELTPESLG; this is encoded by the coding sequence GACCCCCGGAACGGTCCTGATCACCGGCACCACCTCAGGAGTGGGTCTGCATGCGACCAAGGCCCTGGTGGACCGGGGCTGGACCGTGGTGACCGCCAACCGGGACCCTGTGCGGGCAGCGGCGGCGGCTGAATCCCTGGGCATCCCCTCCGCCCAGCTGCACCACCTGCGGATTGACCTGGGCGATCTGGACAGCGTGCGCGCGGGCGTGGAGACCCTGGTGTCCTCCCTCGGGCGCCCCCTCGATGCCCTGGTGATCAATGCCGCGGTGTACAAGCCGCGGCTGAAGCAGCCGGAACGCTCCCCCCAGGGGTACGAGCTCTCGATGGCCACCAACCACCTGGGCCATTTCCTGCTGATCCAGCTGCTGCTGCCGGATCTGGAGCACTCCACCCACCCGTCCCGGCGGGTGGTGATCCTCGGCACGGTCACGGCCAACTCCAAGGAGCTGGGGGGCAAGATCCCGATTCCAGCCCCCGCCGACCTGGGCGACCTCTCCGGCTTCGCCGCCGGCTTCAAGGCGCCCATCGCCATGGCCAGCGGCAAGGCCTTCAAGCCCGGCAAGGCCTACAAGGACAGCAAGCTGTGCAACATGATCACCACCCAGGAGCTGCACCGGCGCCTGCATGGGTCCACCGGAATCGTGTTCACCTCCCTCTACCCGGGCTGCGTGGCGGACACGCCGCTGTTCCGCAACACACCCCGGCTCTTCCAGAAGATCTTTCCCTGGTTCCAGAAGAATGTCACCGGGGGCTATGTGAGCCAGGCCCTGGCAGGCGAGCGGGTGGCCCAGGTGGTGGCCGACCCTGAGTTCGCCGTCTCGGGTGTGCACTGGAGCTGGGGCAACCGCCAGAAGCAGGGCGGGCGCCAGTTCAGCCAGGAACTCTCCGACAAGGCCAGCAACCCCGACACGGCCCGCAAGGTCTGGGAGTACTCGCTGAAACTGGTGGAGCTCACCCCCGAGTCACTGGGCTAA
- a CDS encoding microcompartment protein: MPSSPLTPDDRAPRQRRGGLLGGGRLITGTVVSPESSGASCVITTDSEGSRLARQNSQVQSIELRTYVFLDSLQPQLAAYMGTVSQGFLPIPGDACLWLEVSPGMAVHRVTDIALKASTVRLGQMIVERAFGSLALYHRDQSNVLHSGDVVLEAIGNTVEQRSRCDVSWTEIIRAITPDHAVLINRQNRRGSMIQAGMSMFILETEPAGYVLIAANEAEKASNITVVDVKAVGAFGRLTLAGREGDVEEAAAAAMRAIHHINATARG, from the coding sequence ATGCCCTCCAGCCCGCTCACCCCTGACGATCGGGCCCCACGGCAACGACGCGGCGGTCTCCTCGGAGGAGGGCGGTTGATCACCGGCACCGTGGTGAGCCCGGAGAGCTCGGGCGCCAGCTGCGTGATCACCACCGACAGCGAGGGCAGCCGGCTGGCACGGCAGAACAGCCAGGTGCAGTCGATCGAGCTGCGCACCTACGTGTTCCTCGACTCGCTGCAACCCCAGCTCGCCGCCTACATGGGCACCGTGAGCCAGGGCTTCCTGCCGATCCCGGGCGATGCATGCCTGTGGCTGGAGGTGTCACCCGGCATGGCGGTGCACCGCGTCACCGACATCGCCCTGAAGGCCAGCACCGTGCGGCTGGGCCAGATGATCGTGGAGCGGGCCTTCGGCTCCCTGGCGCTCTACCACCGCGACCAGAGCAATGTGCTCCACTCGGGCGATGTGGTGCTCGAGGCGATCGGCAACACCGTCGAGCAACGCAGCCGCTGCGATGTGAGCTGGACGGAGATCATCCGGGCGATCACCCCCGACCATGCCGTGCTCATCAACCGTCAGAACCGGCGGGGCTCGATGATCCAGGCCGGGATGAGCATGTTCATCCTGGAAACGGAGCCCGCCGGCTACGTGCTGATCGCTGCCAACGAGGCCGAGAAGGCCTCCAACATCACGGTGGTGGACGTGAAGGCGGTGGGGGCCTTCGGCCGACTCACCCTGGCGGGCCGCGAAGGGGATGTGGAGGAGGCCGCCGCCGCCGCCATGCGCGCCATCCACCACATCAACGCCACGGCCCGAGGCTGA